The DNA segment TCGCTTGCCCTGCCCAGTCGGCAGGGCGGGTATATTGCGGATGCTCCAGCAGTCCGTCCGAAAAGCTCTCATCCTCGATCGAGGCCGCATTCCCCAGAACATCCGGCAACAGACGCACCGTAGCATCTATCATCGCCTGCGCTGCAATCTCGCCACCGGTCATGACGAAATCGCCCAAAGACACTTCTTCAATCCCGAAATGATCAATCACCCGCTGGTCAACGCCTTCAAACCGGCCACACAGCATCGTAATGCCGCGCGCATCCGCCCAACGCCGGGCAGTTGCCTGCGTGAACGGGCGCCCGCGCGGGCTTAGGCAAACCAGCGGCCATGCGCCACGATCCGTTGGCACGCCACGCATCGCCGCCTCAATCGCACGCCCCAGAACATCGGCCCGCAACACCATTCCTGCGCCGCCACCTGCGGGGGTATCATCGACATTGCGGTGCTTGCCTGTTCCAAAAGGGCGCAGATCAATCGCCTCCAGCCCCCAGCGCCCTTCACTCAGTGCGCGCCCGGTCAAGGACAGACCCAGAACACCTGGAAAAGCCTCAGGGAACAACGTGATGATCCGCGCCTGCCATGCCATGGCAGGCACACCACGCTTGTCCAGATCGCGCGGGGCGAAAGAGGGGGAAATGGCCAGACGACCGGCCGCGCGGCGTGGACGTTCCATTACTCGATCAACCCTTCGGGCGGATCAGCAATGATCCGGCGCGCTGCCAGATCGACAGTCGGAACAATGGCTTGCGTAAAGGGCAAAAGCACAGCGCCCTTGCGGCCGGGCGTCACAAGCTCCAACAGATCCGACGCGCCGTGATTGAGCACCGCCTTGACCCGTCCCATTGACACGCCACCCGTGTCAAACACTTCAAGCCCGATCAGGTCAGCGTGATAATACTCGTCATCTGGCAAGGCAGGCAGTTTGTCGCGCTCTGCAAACAGGCGCACACCCCGCAAGGCATCGGCCTGCTCTCGCGTGGTCACGCCCGCGATCTTCGCGGAAAATCCCTGCGCCACCTGCACACCCAAAGTGACAGAATATTCGCGCGTCCCGTCCTCAGACGATAAGGGGCCATAGTCGGCAATCGCGCCGGGATCGGCGCAAAAGCTTTTCAGCCTTACTTCCCCGCGCACACCATAGGCGCCCGCAATAGCTCCGACACAGATGCGCGATTTGGTCATGCAGACATTTTCTTGCTCAAAATACTCTCGGGGGGTGAATTGTCCGGAACGGGCAAGAGGGGGGCAGACAGCCCCCCTTTCGCCGGTTTACTCTGCAGCGGCTTCTTCAGCTTTTGTCGCTTTTTCAGCGGCACGTTCCTTGGCTTTCTTGCCAGGCTCGGCTTTCTTCAGGTTTGCGCGGGTCGTTTGTGTCCGTGCACCTGCGGCCTCAAGGAAGCGCGCGATACGGTCAGTGGGCTGCGCGCCCTGTGCCAGCCAATGCTGCACACGCTCCATGTCCAGCTTTACGCGGTCTTCGCTGTCTTTGGCCAGAAGCGGGTTATAGGTGCCCAGCTTTTCCAGAAAACGGCCATCGCGCGGCATGCGCGAGTCTGCGACAACAATCGCGTAATGCGGGCGTTTCTTGGCTCCACCACGGGCCAGACGGATCTTAACTGCCATGTCATATTCTCCTTTGGATGGCGTCTGCACGCGGCTTGGCCCCGTGCAATTTTCGGTATTCTAGCGTTGCAACCTCTCGTGGTGACGGATCACTTCCGAGATGATGAAATTCAGGAATTTCTTGGCGAATTCCGGATCGAGATCAGCCTCTTTGGCCAACCATTCCAACCGCTCGATCTGGCGCTCTTCGCGCATAGGGTCCGAGGCGGGAAGGTCATGCTGTGCTTTCAGGCGGCCCACGGCTTGTGTGTGCTTGAACCGCTCGCCCAGCGTGTAGACAAGGATCGCATCCAGCCGGTCGATGCTGTCGCGGTGATCGGCCAACAGGTCTGCGGCGCGTTGGGTCTGATCATTCATATCAGAGCCCCATTCCACAAAGCGGCGCGCGCGGTTGGTATGTCACGGTTACTGTCGTCATTTTTTCTTGAACATCCCTGACAGGCCACTGGGCAAGCCACCGCCGCCGCCCATGCCCGGCATGCCCCCCAATTGGCGCGCCGCTTGTTGCATCAACTTTGGGTCCATCTGGGACGGGTCGGGCATGGCCTCTGCGCCTTTGCCCTTGCCCTTGCCCATCATGCCTGCCATGGCCTGTTTCAGCATCCCTTTTTTGCCCATGGTTTTCATCATGTCGGCCATCTGGCGGTGCTGTTTCAACAGTTTGTTCAGGTCGGACACATCCAGCCCTGCACCTGCTGCGATGCGTTTCTTGCGGCTGGCTTGCAAAATCGCGGGGTTGGCGCGTTCCTTCTTGGTCATGGAATTGACCAGTGCGATCTGGCGGCGCAGCATGGAATCGTCAAAGCCTGCCGCTTCGGCCTGTTTCGACATTTTACCCATGCCGGGCATCATGCCCATCACGCCCTGCATACCGCCCATCTTGAGCATCTGTTCCAGTTGCATCTTCAGGTCGTTGAGGTTGAACATGCCCTTCTGAAAGCGCTTCATCATGCGTTCGGCCTGTTCGACCTCCAGCACTTCCTGCGCTTTCTCCACAAGCGCGACAATGTCGCCCATGCCCAAGATACGGCCGGCAACGCGCTTGGGGTCGAACACTTCCAGCGCGTCGGTTTTCTCGCCCAAACCCACAAACCGAATAGGCTTGCCCGTGACAGCACGCATCGACAATGCCGCGCCACCGCGCCCGTCGCCATCCATCCGCGTCAGCACAACGCCCGTGACGCCGACCTTGCCGTCAAATTCGGACGCCACATTCACGGCATCCTGACCAGTCAGGCCATCGACCACCAGCAGCGTTTCACGCGGGCTGACCGCATCGCGTACGGCCTGCACCTCGTCCATCAGCGCTTCGTCGATATGCAGACGGCCTGCTGTATCCAGCAGATACACATCATAGCCGCCCAAGGTCGCTTGTTGTTTGGCGCGCTTGGCAATCTGGACCGCGTTCTGCCCTGCAACGATCGGCAGGGTATCGACGCCAATCTGTGCGCCAAGTATTGCCAACTGCTCCATCGCGGCGGGACGGTTCGTATCAAGCGAGGCCATCAGCACCCGCTTGCCCTCGCGCTCAGTCAGGCGGCGCCCCAGCTTCGCAGTCGTTGTCGTCTTGCCCGAGCCCTGAAGCCCGACCATCAGCAACGACGCGGGCGGATTGTCGATTTTCAGAGCGCCCGGATCACCCTCGCCTTCCAGCGTGGCGATCAACTCGTCATGCACGATCTTGACGACCTGCTGGCCCGGCGTGATGGATTTGGTAACGCTTGCGCCCGTCGCTTTTTTCTGCACGCGCTTTACAAATTCGCGCGTCACATCCAGCGAAACATCTGCTTCCAGAAGCGCCACGCGCACTTCGCGCAATGCCGCGCGAACATCATCTTCCGAGAGGGCACCCTGCTTCGTCAGCCGGTCAAAGACCCCGGACAGGCGCTCAGAGAGGTTCTCGAACATGCGCATCACTCCTTGCCCCAGACAGGGCTTAAACCAGTTTTGCACCCATGGGCGCAACGCGCTGATGGGTGGCGATCCTTGCCGCAGCATAGGACCGGAAGCGATAAACCTCCGGCGAATGGCATGGCGTTATGCCTGAACGCGCGCAGAGTCAAGCACTCACATGGAACGCCCCCCAACTTCGTGAGTTGATCTTCCAGCCATGAAACACAGGTTTTATGTGACACAAAGACACAGGAGGTTTTCATGCGTATCTCGACAACCGCATTCTTAACTCTCG comes from the Roseinatronobacter monicus genome and includes:
- the trmD gene encoding tRNA (guanosine(37)-N1)-methyltransferase TrmD yields the protein MERPRRAAGRLAISPSFAPRDLDKRGVPAMAWQARIITLFPEAFPGVLGLSLTGRALSEGRWGLEAIDLRPFGTGKHRNVDDTPAGGGAGMVLRADVLGRAIEAAMRGVPTDRGAWPLVCLSPRGRPFTQATARRWADARGITMLCGRFEGVDQRVIDHFGIEEVSLGDFVMTGGEIAAQAMIDATVRLLPDVLGNAASIEDESFSDGLLEHPQYTRPADWAGQAIPPVLMSGNHGEIARWRQEQAEALTRARRPDLWAAWQARRSQD
- the rimM gene encoding ribosome maturation factor RimM (Essential for efficient processing of 16S rRNA), producing the protein MTKSRICVGAIAGAYGVRGEVRLKSFCADPGAIADYGPLSSEDGTREYSVTLGVQVAQGFSAKIAGVTTREQADALRGVRLFAERDKLPALPDDEYYHADLIGLEVFDTGGVSMGRVKAVLNHGASDLLELVTPGRKGAVLLPFTQAIVPTVDLAARRIIADPPEGLIE
- the rpsP gene encoding 30S ribosomal protein S16, with translation MAVKIRLARGGAKKRPHYAIVVADSRMPRDGRFLEKLGTYNPLLAKDSEDRVKLDMERVQHWLAQGAQPTDRIARFLEAAGARTQTTRANLKKAEPGKKAKERAAEKATKAEEAAAE
- the ffh gene encoding signal recognition particle protein; translated protein: MFENLSERLSGVFDRLTKQGALSEDDVRAALREVRVALLEADVSLDVTREFVKRVQKKATGASVTKSITPGQQVVKIVHDELIATLEGEGDPGALKIDNPPASLLMVGLQGSGKTTTTAKLGRRLTEREGKRVLMASLDTNRPAAMEQLAILGAQIGVDTLPIVAGQNAVQIAKRAKQQATLGGYDVYLLDTAGRLHIDEALMDEVQAVRDAVSPRETLLVVDGLTGQDAVNVASEFDGKVGVTGVVLTRMDGDGRGGAALSMRAVTGKPIRFVGLGEKTDALEVFDPKRVAGRILGMGDIVALVEKAQEVLEVEQAERMMKRFQKGMFNLNDLKMQLEQMLKMGGMQGVMGMMPGMGKMSKQAEAAGFDDSMLRRQIALVNSMTKKERANPAILQASRKKRIAAGAGLDVSDLNKLLKQHRQMADMMKTMGKKGMLKQAMAGMMGKGKGKGAEAMPDPSQMDPKLMQQAARQLGGMPGMGGGGGLPSGLSGMFKKK
- a CDS encoding chorismate mutase — encoded protein: MNDQTQRAADLLADHRDSIDRLDAILVYTLGERFKHTQAVGRLKAQHDLPASDPMREERQIERLEWLAKEADLDPEFAKKFLNFIISEVIRHHERLQR